In a genomic window of Sulfurimonas denitrificans DSM 1251:
- a CDS encoding DegT/DnrJ/EryC1/StrS family aminotransferase — protein sequence MKVLFCKYESSREAHSNVSDVLDGEDIDQVQELEDEFKSYIGADYALATSHGTSALHLAMLALDLKRGDKVVCSVNAHPKVPEVVRHFDAEPVFIDIDPDTFNINLDKLEAYLEDNRAKKLKAVIATHVAGQCSDLDRLYSMGTIYDVKIVEDASEALGATYNGKRVGATGADITCFNFSSHLKKDVCNGGMLVSNSKEIVERAKLLSAHAMGRDEESLEYIYDVTDIGFDYSMSQLDAAYIRAKVQEHDKNLQRVNEIAQMYNKALDGVAHIAIPKAINKEHPYSLYIIKVDKNRDSFALELKKHGVEVGLHYIPLHFLTYYKHKYSLKVNNFPVALTTYQQVMSLPIYASMNDKEVKYVIDKVKAVALTRV from the coding sequence ATGAAAGTTTTGTTTTGTAAATATGAGAGCAGCAGAGAAGCACACTCAAATGTAAGTGATGTTTTAGATGGTGAAGATATAGACCAAGTACAAGAGCTTGAAGATGAGTTTAAATCATATATCGGTGCAGATTACGCATTAGCTACTTCACACGGTACTTCCGCACTTCATTTAGCTATGTTAGCACTTGATTTAAAGCGTGGAGATAAGGTAGTTTGCTCTGTAAATGCGCATCCAAAAGTTCCAGAGGTTGTTCGTCACTTTGATGCTGAACCTGTTTTTATAGATATTGATCCAGATACATTTAATATCAATCTTGATAAATTAGAGGCATATTTAGAGGACAACAGAGCTAAAAAACTAAAAGCTGTAATTGCTACACATGTGGCTGGACAGTGTAGTGATTTGGATAGATTATACTCAATGGGAACTATCTATGATGTAAAAATCGTAGAAGATGCAAGTGAAGCACTCGGAGCCACATACAATGGCAAAAGAGTCGGAGCAACGGGTGCTGATATTACATGTTTTAACTTCTCTTCTCATCTTAAAAAAGATGTCTGCAATGGCGGTATGCTTGTTTCAAACTCAAAAGAGATAGTTGAGCGTGCAAAACTTCTTAGCGCACATGCTATGGGGAGAGATGAAGAGTCACTAGAGTATATTTATGATGTTACAGACATAGGATTTGATTACTCTATGAGCCAGCTAGATGCTGCTTATATTAGAGCAAAAGTTCAAGAACATGATAAAAATCTCCAAAGAGTGAACGAGATAGCTCAAATGTATAATAAAGCTCTTGATGGAGTAGCTCATATAGCTATTCCTAAAGCTATTAACAAAGAGCACCCTTACTCTCTTTACATTATAAAAGTAGATAAAAATAGAGACTCTTTTGCACTAGAGTTAAAGAAACATGGTGTTGAGGTTGGTCTTCACTATATTCCTCTTCATTTTTTAACTTACTACAAACATAAGTACTCTTTAAAAGTAAATAATTTTCCAGTGGCACTTACAACGTATCAGCAAGTTATGTCACTTCCTATATATGCAAGTATGAACGATAAAGAGGTTAAGTACGTTATCGATAAAGTAAAAGCTGTAGCTCTAACAAGAGTATAA
- the rny gene encoding ribonuclease Y produces MLNEILSGSSAAVISGLVGFYISKKITNANFDIYVEKAKAQAGAIENEAQLLLYKANIKSQEIEQEATKLYENAKDRAKADLSLREEDVNRKEQTFKRYKQNEERRLQDEVSTLKARQVDLKRNEKSLSSLKKRYEDKIDEALNAIEHCAGMTKEEATRVLLEKVEEKSRSEIAHVVRRYENEAKVEAKKRANYILAQATSRFAGEFAAERLTNLVHLNDDELKGRIIGKEGRNIKTLETLLGVDIIIDDTPNAILVSSFNLYRRAIATKTLELLIQDGRIQPARIEEIYNKVCEDFEADTLSEGEEIVIDLDIGVMHPELVKLIGKLRYRASYGQNALSHTLEVAHLAGIMASEMGGDARLAKRAGLLHDIGKALTHEHEGSHVDLGVQVCNRYNEHSVVINAIYAHHGHEEINSIECGAVCAADALSAARPGARREVLESFLKRVTAIEEIASQHSGVKQAYAINAGREVRVIVNASLINDDESILLAKEIASEIEHGVQYPGEIKVNVIRESRAVEFAK; encoded by the coding sequence ATGTTAAACGAGATACTAAGTGGCAGCTCAGCAGCTGTTATTAGTGGACTTGTTGGATTTTACATCTCTAAAAAAATTACTAATGCTAATTTTGATATATATGTCGAAAAAGCAAAAGCTCAAGCAGGTGCTATAGAAAATGAAGCGCAACTGCTTCTATATAAAGCAAACATTAAGTCTCAAGAGATAGAGCAGGAAGCTACAAAATTGTATGAAAATGCAAAAGATAGAGCTAAGGCCGATCTCTCTTTAAGAGAAGAAGATGTTAATAGAAAAGAGCAAACCTTTAAACGTTATAAGCAAAATGAAGAGAGACGTCTGCAAGATGAAGTCTCTACTTTAAAAGCAAGACAAGTTGATTTAAAAAGAAATGAAAAATCTCTAAGCTCACTAAAAAAAAGATATGAAGATAAGATTGATGAAGCTTTAAATGCGATTGAGCATTGTGCTGGTATGACAAAAGAGGAAGCAACAAGAGTACTTCTGGAAAAAGTAGAAGAGAAGTCACGCTCTGAAATTGCACATGTAGTTAGGCGCTATGAAAATGAAGCAAAAGTAGAAGCTAAAAAAAGAGCAAATTATATTTTAGCACAAGCTACAAGCCGCTTTGCAGGAGAGTTTGCAGCTGAGCGTCTTACAAATTTAGTGCATCTTAATGATGATGAGCTAAAGGGCAGAATTATTGGCAAAGAGGGTAGAAATATCAAAACTCTTGAGACACTTCTTGGTGTTGATATAATCATCGATGACACTCCAAATGCGATTTTAGTGAGTAGTTTTAACCTTTATAGAAGAGCAATTGCTACAAAAACATTAGAGCTTTTAATACAAGATGGACGTATTCAGCCCGCACGCATAGAAGAGATATACAACAAAGTTTGTGAAGATTTTGAAGCCGATACACTAAGTGAAGGTGAAGAGATAGTGATTGACCTTGATATCGGTGTTATGCATCCAGAACTTGTAAAACTAATCGGGAAACTTCGCTATCGTGCTAGTTATGGACAAAACGCTCTCTCTCACACTTTGGAAGTTGCACATTTAGCTGGAATAATGGCTTCTGAAATGGGTGGAGATGCAAGACTTGCAAAAAGAGCGGGACTTTTACATGATATAGGTAAAGCACTTACACACGAACATGAAGGCAGCCATGTTGATTTGGGTGTGCAAGTTTGTAATCGTTACAATGAACACAGTGTAGTAATAAATGCAATATATGCTCATCATGGACATGAAGAGATTAACTCCATAGAGTGTGGCGCTGTTTGTGCTGCGGATGCTCTCTCTGCTGCTCGTCCAGGTGCTAGACGTGAGGTGCTTGAGAGTTTCTTAAAAAGAGTTACTGCTATAGAAGAGATAGCATCTCAACATAGCGGCGTTAAGCAAGCTTATGCCATAAATGCTGGCAGAGAGGTAAGAGTTATAGTAAATGCTTCTCTTATAAATGATGATGAATCTATACTCTTAGCTAAAGAGATAGCCAGTGAAATAGAGCATGGAGTTCAATACCCTGGCGAAATAAAGGTAAATGTTATTCGTGAGAGCAGGGCAGTAGAGTTTGCAAAATAA
- a CDS encoding 5-formyltetrahydrofolate cyclo-ligase has protein sequence MALTKVIFRQNCLNKIKNSSKHNCLYKNKKISNQLIKELKKFKNKKILFFISLPFEADTAKIIKQIRKKYKIFVPFMQGESFKMVPFRLPLKKKKFGIYEAGNSLRDIKNIDVAIVPVVGVDGNLQRVGFGKGMYDRFFEKLKKRPYTIFIQSEFCFTKELICDDYDITSDLIITPNIRVQNRNIDKMRK, from the coding sequence ATGGCTCTTACAAAAGTAATTTTTAGACAAAATTGTCTAAATAAGATTAAAAATAGTTCAAAACACAACTGTTTATATAAAAATAAAAAAATCAGCAATCAACTAATTAAAGAGCTTAAAAAATTTAAAAATAAAAAAATACTATTTTTTATATCTCTGCCATTTGAAGCTGATACAGCAAAAATAATAAAACAAATTAGGAAAAAATATAAAATATTTGTTCCATTTATGCAAGGCGAAAGTTTTAAGATGGTACCATTTAGGCTACCGCTGAAGAAGAAAAAATTTGGTATTTATGAAGCGGGAAATAGTTTAAGAGATATTAAAAATATAGATGTAGCTATAGTACCAGTTGTTGGTGTAGATGGAAATTTACAAAGAGTTGGTTTTGGAAAAGGAATGTATGATCGTTTCTTTGAAAAGTTAAAAAAGAGACCGTACACAATTTTTATACAGTCAGAATTCTGCTTTACAAAAGAGTTAATTTGTGATGATTATGACATTACGAGCGATTTGATAATTACGCCAAATATTAGAGTACAAAACAGAAATATTGATAAAATGAGGAAATAG
- a CDS encoding MBL fold metallo-hydrolase, which yields MKIKVQPMGDYQTNCYIVHVNNMDFIIDPGMGATEWVIQNVTNPVAILNTHGHFDHVWSNAELQKRLKIPLYTPKEDLMLLKDSSWMPSLPPSYADIEVEANQEFDFNGVKVKFRHFPGHTPGCSTIEIGDAMFSGDFIFERSIGRTDFPYSSPTQMKDSLEKFKKIAYDKTIYPGHGGTTTIKQEQLYSDYWIANL from the coding sequence ATGAAAATAAAAGTTCAACCAATGGGTGATTACCAAACTAACTGTTACATAGTACATGTTAATAATATGGATTTTATTATAGACCCTGGAATGGGTGCGACTGAGTGGGTAATACAAAACGTAACAAACCCTGTTGCTATACTCAACACTCATGGGCACTTTGACCACGTATGGAGCAATGCAGAGTTGCAAAAGAGGCTAAAAATTCCTCTATATACTCCTAAAGAAGATCTTATGCTATTAAAAGATAGTTCATGGATGCCCTCTCTTCCACCATCATATGCTGATATTGAAGTAGAAGCAAATCAAGAGTTTGATTTTAACGGTGTTAAAGTTAAGTTTCGTCATTTTCCAGGACACACCCCAGGGTGCTCAACCATAGAGATAGGTGATGCTATGTTTAGCGGGGACTTTATATTTGAACGCTCTATTGGAAGAACAGATTTTCCATACTCTTCACCTACGCAGATGAAAGACTCTTTAGAGAAGTTTAAAAAAATAGCTTACGATAAGACTATATATCCAGGGCATGGCGGAACTACAACTATAAAGCAAGAGCAGTTGTATAGCGATTACTGGATAGCAAATCTTTAA
- the cmoB gene encoding tRNA 5-methoxyuridine(34)/uridine 5-oxyacetic acid(34) synthase CmoB, which produces MNINEIRKERQKWMQWKNIAPLREVIEHLGDVTCSVELGDVVTIKGKPLKNIEDTARLMMPWRKGPFEVFGTYIDSEWRSNIKYNLLRKHFNLKDRRVADIGCNNGYYLFRMQEDAPKLLVGFDPSPLFKTQFDFINRFVKSDIVYELLGVEHLEFYEDKFDTIFCLGVLYHRSDPVSMLKSLYKGLDKEGEVILDTFYIEGDEEICLSPASSYSKIPNIYFVPTISALKNWCLRAGFSSFEVLETSLTSSDEQRKTSWIEGESLEDFLDKNDNTKTVEGYPAPSRVYVRLKKGIK; this is translated from the coding sequence ATGAATATAAATGAAATAAGAAAAGAGCGACAAAAATGGATGCAATGGAAAAATATTGCTCCTCTTAGAGAAGTTATAGAACACCTAGGTGACGTTACATGTAGTGTTGAGTTAGGAGATGTTGTAACTATTAAAGGCAAGCCTTTAAAAAATATAGAAGATACTGCAAGGCTTATGATGCCTTGGCGAAAAGGTCCATTTGAGGTATTTGGCACATATATTGACTCTGAATGGAGAAGCAATATCAAATACAATCTTTTACGAAAACATTTTAATTTAAAAGATAGAAGAGTTGCCGATATAGGGTGTAACAATGGATATTATCTATTTAGAATGCAAGAAGATGCTCCAAAACTGCTTGTCGGTTTTGATCCATCGCCACTATTTAAAACACAGTTTGATTTTATAAACCGCTTTGTAAAGAGTGATATTGTTTATGAACTTTTGGGTGTTGAGCATCTGGAATTTTATGAAGATAAGTTTGACACTATCTTTTGTTTGGGTGTTTTGTATCACAGAAGTGATCCTGTCTCAATGTTAAAATCCCTTTATAAAGGGCTAGATAAGGAAGGCGAGGTTATTCTTGATACTTTTTATATCGAGGGTGATGAAGAGATATGCCTCTCTCCTGCATCATCCTACTCAAAGATACCAAATATCTATTTTGTACCTACGATTAGTGCTCTAAAAAATTGGTGTCTAAGAGCTGGATTTAGTAGTTTTGAAGTTTTAGAGACCTCTTTGACATCTAGTGATGAACAGAGAAAAACTTCTTGGATTGAAGGGGAGTCTCTTGAAGACTTTTTAGATAAAAATGATAATACTAAAACAGTTGAGGGGTATCCTGCTCCCTCTCGTGTATATGTTAGATTAAAAAAGGGAATAAAGTGA
- the radA gene encoding DNA repair protein RadA, giving the protein MSKKKTLFECQHCGLTTPRWMGKCTNCGAWDSFVELNEHQQDVVKQTKSTTSPSSKALSINEIKEEEIFRFSSKSRELDGVLGGGIVPGSLTLIGGSPGVGKSTLLLKVGGDIASSGQNVLYVTGEESTSQIKLRANRLNSNQDTLFLLSEIRLEQVLVEVEHRNYSFIIIDSIQTLYSENISSAPGSVTQVRQITFELMRIAKDRNIAIFIIGHITKEGSIAGPRVLEHMVDTVLYFEGDSSQELRILRGFKNRFGPTSEIGVFEMRSDGLVSATDIASRFFNRNSEQAGSALTVIMEGSRPIILEVQALVSESHTANSKRQATGFDTNRLNMLLALLERKLEIPLSGYDVFINITGGIKISETSADLAILAAIISSFRNRAISKQTIFIGEVSLVGDVREVFGMDARLKEASMQNITKALVCKKPLEKSNIKTFIVDEVTKLLEWY; this is encoded by the coding sequence ATGTCCAAAAAAAAGACTCTTTTTGAGTGTCAACACTGCGGATTAACAACTCCTAGATGGATGGGTAAATGCACAAACTGTGGTGCATGGGACTCATTTGTAGAACTAAACGAACATCAGCAAGATGTTGTAAAACAGACAAAATCAACTACCTCCCCATCATCAAAAGCTCTAAGTATAAATGAGATAAAAGAGGAAGAAATCTTTAGATTTAGCTCAAAAAGTAGGGAATTAGATGGAGTATTAGGCGGAGGAATTGTTCCAGGCTCACTCACTCTAATAGGCGGAAGCCCTGGTGTTGGAAAATCTACACTTCTTCTAAAAGTCGGCGGAGATATAGCTTCTAGTGGGCAAAATGTACTTTATGTTACAGGGGAGGAATCAACTTCACAGATAAAACTACGTGCAAATCGTCTTAATTCAAATCAAGATACACTTTTTTTACTAAGCGAAATAAGACTTGAGCAGGTTTTAGTAGAAGTTGAACATCGAAATTATAGTTTTATAATCATAGACTCTATTCAAACTCTCTACTCTGAGAATATCTCCTCTGCACCAGGATCGGTAACTCAAGTAAGGCAGATTACTTTTGAGTTAATGAGAATAGCAAAAGATAGAAATATAGCTATTTTTATTATTGGACATATTACAAAAGAGGGATCTATTGCTGGACCTAGAGTATTAGAACACATGGTAGATACTGTTTTATATTTTGAGGGTGATTCTTCTCAAGAACTTCGTATTTTAAGAGGTTTTAAAAATCGTTTTGGTCCAACAAGCGAGATAGGCGTTTTTGAGATGAGAAGTGATGGTTTAGTATCTGCAACCGACATAGCTTCACGATTTTTCAATCGTAACTCAGAACAAGCAGGCTCTGCATTAACCGTAATTATGGAGGGATCTCGCCCTATAATATTAGAAGTTCAAGCGCTTGTTTCAGAGTCTCATACAGCTAACTCAAAAAGGCAGGCTACAGGATTTGATACTAACAGATTAAATATGCTCCTAGCCCTACTTGAGCGAAAATTAGAGATTCCGCTCTCTGGTTATGATGTATTTATAAATATTACAGGTGGCATAAAAATAAGTGAAACTTCTGCAGATCTTGCAATACTAGCAGCTATTATTAGTAGTTTTCGTAACCGCGCCATATCAAAACAGACTATATTTATAGGTGAAGTCTCTCTTGTTGGAGATGTTAGAGAAGTTTTTGGAATGGATGCAAGGCTAAAAGAGGCGAGTATGCAAAACATAACAAAAGCTCTTGTTTGCAAAAAACCTCTTGAAAAAAGTAATATAAAAACTTTTATAGTAGATGAAGTAACAAAACTACTTGAATGGTATTGA
- a CDS encoding cation diffusion facilitator family transporter yields MTIEKKATVVSTSVAMILVVIKMSIGILSGSIAVLASAIDSILDLTVSLFNYFALNNAEKDPDTLFNYGRNKMEPLAAVIEGTIISFSALFILYEALNKIARPQELEFVGVSILVMFISLIITTFLVIFLNRVAKKTGNMVIKADALHYKTDIFSNGAVLLALGLVSVTAEQIIDPLLGIAISIYMIYSAIPIIKEGMLMLLDAALSEEDIGKVKTIIEENKTVTNYHHLRTRVSGSHIFVSVHLVFNVSISLYDAHLVSDKLEDKIKKLFSDKKVHVLMHMDPYDDSEINDVEDLY; encoded by the coding sequence ATGACAATAGAAAAAAAGGCAACCGTCGTATCAACATCAGTAGCTATGATTCTTGTAGTTATAAAGATGAGCATTGGAATACTCAGCGGTTCTATTGCTGTTTTAGCTTCTGCAATTGATTCAATACTTGATTTGACCGTCTCCTTGTTTAACTATTTTGCTCTTAACAACGCAGAAAAAGACCCTGACACTCTCTTTAATTATGGTCGTAACAAAATGGAGCCTCTTGCTGCAGTTATAGAGGGAACAATCATATCATTTTCGGCACTTTTTATACTATATGAAGCTCTTAATAAAATTGCTCGTCCGCAAGAGCTAGAGTTTGTTGGTGTTAGTATTTTAGTGATGTTTATCTCTTTAATAATTACAACTTTTCTTGTTATTTTTCTAAACAGGGTTGCAAAAAAAACAGGAAATATGGTTATAAAAGCCGACGCTCTTCACTATAAGACAGATATATTTTCAAATGGTGCAGTTTTACTTGCTCTTGGTCTTGTCTCTGTTACAGCCGAGCAAATTATAGACCCGCTTCTTGGAATAGCAATTAGCATCTATATGATTTACTCTGCAATACCGATTATAAAAGAGGGAATGCTAATGTTGCTTGATGCAGCTCTTAGTGAAGAGGATATAGGTAAAGTAAAGACTATTATAGAAGAAAATAAAACCGTAACAAATTATCATCATCTAAGAACAAGAGTCTCTGGCTCACATATTTTTGTATCAGTTCATCTTGTCTTTAATGTCAGCATATCACTATATGATGCGCACCTTGTTTCAGATAAATTAGAAGACAAGATAAAAAAACTTTTTTCTGATAAAAAGGTCCATGTATTAATGCACATGGACCCGTATGATGACTCAGAGATTAATGATGTAGAAGATTTATATTAG
- a CDS encoding NAD+ synthase: MEKYAPIAEQLQHFLYEEVHKTGIKNVVLGLSGGIDSAVVALLASRVFGDNLLCVKMPSHYSSQSSLDDADEFSLAFNLRSITSSIEPMLKAYEEVNPDMDNLRRGNLSARLRMSTLFDLSAKHNALVLGTSNKSELMLGYGTLYGDLACALNPIGDLYKSEVYELAEYLNVTNSIMKKAPSADLWAGQSDEADLGYTYSQLDKVLKLYIEEQLSREKILEMGYDAKMLDMIIERNLRNQFKGKMPLIAKLRQNIRL, translated from the coding sequence ATGGAAAAATATGCACCTATTGCAGAGCAATTGCAACATTTTTTATATGAAGAAGTTCATAAAACTGGGATTAAAAACGTTGTTTTAGGTCTTAGTGGCGGTATTGATTCAGCTGTTGTGGCACTACTTGCTTCAAGAGTTTTTGGAGATAATCTACTTTGTGTAAAAATGCCATCTCACTACTCATCACAAAGTTCTCTTGATGATGCAGATGAGTTCTCTTTAGCTTTTAATCTTCGCTCTATCACTAGCTCGATTGAGCCGATGTTAAAAGCTTATGAAGAGGTAAATCCAGATATGGATAATCTAAGAAGAGGCAATCTATCTGCACGTCTTAGAATGAGCACTTTGTTTGATTTATCTGCAAAACATAACGCTTTAGTTTTAGGAACAAGCAATAAAAGTGAGTTAATGTTAGGGTATGGAACACTTTATGGTGATTTAGCATGTGCATTAAATCCTATTGGAGATCTTTATAAGAGTGAAGTGTATGAGTTGGCAGAGTATTTGAATGTGACAAATAGCATTATGAAAAAAGCTCCCTCAGCAGATTTGTGGGCTGGACAGAGTGATGAAGCTGATTTGGGCTACACATACTCTCAGCTTGATAAGGTGCTTAAACTCTATATTGAAGAGCAGCTAAGTAGAGAGAAAATTTTAGAGATGGGATATGATGCTAAGATGCTCGATATGATAATAGAGAGAAATCTTCGCAATCAATTTAAGGGCAAGATGCCACTTATCGCTAAATTACGTCAAAATATTAGACTATAA
- the ftsY gene encoding signal recognition particle-docking protein FtsY, with amino-acid sequence MFGFIKKSLHKTAEALKLVVPKKKLSFSKNEIEEILLEADVEYALVEIIINELYQSKITREILRPKLLATLAYTSYKEPEFNAPFVELIVGVNGAGKTTTISKLALKYKNDGKKIMLGAGDTFRAAAIEQLSLWAKKLNIPIVASKQGHDSSAVAYDTIESAKSKGYDHVIIDTAGRLHTQTNLANELKKIHRICDKAHSGAPHRTTLIIDGTQGNSAIAQAKAFNEMIGVDGIIITKLDGTAKGGSIFSIAYALNLPILYVGTGEQPENLTPFDKYEFVDGLLDAIFEEES; translated from the coding sequence ATGTTTGGATTTATAAAAAAATCTCTTCACAAAACTGCTGAGGCATTAAAATTAGTAGTTCCTAAAAAGAAACTATCATTTTCCAAAAATGAGATAGAGGAGATTCTACTTGAGGCTGATGTTGAATATGCTCTTGTTGAGATAATAATCAACGAACTATATCAAAGCAAAATCACGCGTGAGATTCTTCGTCCAAAACTTCTAGCTACTCTAGCATACACTTCATATAAAGAGCCAGAGTTTAACGCTCCTTTTGTTGAACTTATCGTTGGAGTAAACGGAGCAGGAAAAACAACAACTATATCAAAACTAGCCCTAAAATACAAAAATGATGGCAAAAAAATTATGCTTGGAGCAGGAGACACTTTCCGTGCTGCTGCGATAGAGCAACTCTCTCTTTGGGCAAAAAAGTTGAATATTCCAATCGTTGCATCAAAACAGGGACATGATAGCTCTGCTGTCGCATACGATACAATTGAATCTGCCAAATCAAAAGGCTATGACCATGTCATAATAGATACAGCAGGAAGACTACACACGCAAACAAATTTAGCAAATGAGTTAAAGAAAATTCACAGAATCTGCGATAAAGCTCATAGTGGTGCACCTCACAGAACAACTCTCATAATCGATGGAACACAAGGAAACTCTGCAATAGCTCAAGCAAAAGCTTTTAATGAGATGATAGGGGTCGATGGAATCATTATAACAAAGCTTGATGGAACCGCAAAAGGTGGGAGCATTTTTAGTATTGCTTATGCACTAAACCTTCCTATTCTATATGTTGGAACTGGAGAGCAGCCAGAAAATCTAACACCATTTGACAAGTATGAATTTGTCGATGGACTCTTAGATGCTATTTTTGAAGAGGAGAGCTGA
- a CDS encoding hotdog domain-containing protein, with protein sequence MKISKDKKETLQDDEELEINEYVIDDILLKTHEKINQDLCGEIENLELGFVKLKLVTTHDMIADSMGLIHGGFIFSAADYAAMAAVNERNVVLVASDCQFLSPVKFGDIVNFTAKVRHKEGRKRNIHVTGHVLDIKVFDGEFKTVVTERHVLKLKLSGEESDEE encoded by the coding sequence GTGAAAATATCAAAAGATAAAAAAGAGACTCTCCAAGATGATGAAGAGTTAGAGATAAACGAGTATGTGATAGATGATATTTTGTTAAAAACACATGAAAAAATAAATCAAGATTTGTGTGGAGAGATAGAAAATCTTGAACTTGGATTTGTAAAATTAAAACTAGTCACTACTCATGATATGATTGCTGATTCTATGGGCTTGATACATGGTGGATTTATCTTTAGTGCGGCTGATTATGCTGCTATGGCTGCTGTAAATGAGAGAAATGTCGTTTTAGTTGCAAGTGATTGTCAATTTTTATCTCCTGTAAAGTTTGGCGATATTGTAAATTTTACAGCAAAAGTACGTCATAAAGAGGGTAGAAAAAGAAATATTCATGTAACTGGGCATGTTTTAGATATCAAAGTTTTTGATGGTGAATTTAAAACAGTCGTAACAGAGAGACATGTTTTAAAACTTAAATTAAGCGGTGAAGAGAGTGATGAAGAGTAG
- a CDS encoding TlpA family protein disulfide reductase, producing the protein MFKKSILTLSIIATLLFQGCSEDKTKKEVNTMISTSEYVLTDLNNKQHVVKKVDKGFILAGAEDKIVIFDIFATWCPPCRGAAQHLSSLQEKYKNDLIIIGITIEDNIQNEKLAEFAKTYNANYILVNSDQNRRLNSAIVKELELGDRYPIPTLAMYKNAKLINHYIGATEEEFIDSDIRITLGK; encoded by the coding sequence ATGTTTAAAAAATCGATTCTAACTCTATCTATAATAGCGACTCTTCTTTTTCAAGGCTGTTCTGAAGACAAAACTAAAAAAGAGGTAAATACTATGATCTCCACTAGCGAGTATGTTCTTACAGACCTAAACAACAAACAACATGTAGTTAAAAAAGTTGATAAGGGTTTTATACTTGCTGGAGCTGAAGACAAAATAGTTATTTTTGATATTTTTGCAACTTGGTGTCCACCATGTCGCGGCGCAGCACAACATCTCAGCTCACTTCAAGAAAAATATAAAAATGATTTAATTATTATTGGTATCACGATTGAAGATAATATTCAAAATGAGAAATTAGCAGAGTTTGCAAAGACTTACAATGCTAACTATATTTTAGTAAACTCAGATCAAAATCGCCGTCTTAATAGTGCTATAGTAAAAGAGTTAGAGCTAGGTGATAGATACCCTATTCCAACATTAGCGATGTACAAAAATGCCAAACTGATAAACCATTATATAGGTGCAACAGAAGAGGAATTTATAGATAGTGATATAAGAATTACTTTAGGTAAATAG